The following are encoded in a window of Mustela nigripes isolate SB6536 chromosome 1, MUSNIG.SB6536, whole genome shotgun sequence genomic DNA:
- the LOC132013550 gene encoding olfactory receptor 56B1-like: MSASLKGSNSSKFQVSEFILMGFPGIHSWQHWLSFPLAILYLSAIGANILILITICQDPALQQPMYYFLSILSVVDMGLATTIMPKILAIFWFDAKVISLPECFAQIYAIHCFVGMESGIFLCMAFDRYVAICHPLRYPSIVTNALILKATVFMVLRNGLVVIPVPVLAAQRNYCSRNEIEHCLCSNHGVTSLACDDRRPNSICQLILAWIGMGSDLGLIILSYTLILRSVLRLNSAEAAPKALSTCSSHLILILFFYTVVVVISVTHLAEPKAPLIPVLLNVLHNIIPPSLIPIVYALRTKELRAGFQRKFCLRLEKNTSLQ, translated from the coding sequence ATGTCTGCATCTCTGAAAGGCTCTAATAGCTCCAAATTCCAGGTCTCTGAGTTCATCCTGATGGGATTCCCAGGCATTCATAGCTGGCAACACTGGCTCTCCTTTCCATTGGCAATACTCTACCTCTCTGCAATCGGTGCTAACATCCTCATCCTCATCACCATTTGCCAGGACCCTGCCCTTCAGCAGCCTATGTACTATTTTCTAAGCATTCTGTCTGTGGTGGACATGGGCCTAGCCACCACCATCATGCCTAAGATCTTGGCCATCTTCTGGTTTGATGCCAAGGTCATCAGCCTCCCTGAGTGCTTTGCTCAGATTTATGCCATTCACTGCTTTGTTGGCATGGAGTCTGGTATCTTCCTCTGTATGGCTTTTGACAGATATGTAGCAATTTGTCATCCTCTTCGCTACCCATCAATTGTCACCAATGCCTTAATCTTAAAAGCCACTGTTTTCATGGTACTTAGAAATGGCTTGGTTGTCATTCCAGTGCCTGTGCTTGCAGCCCAGCGTAATTATTGCTCCAGGAATGAGATTGAGCATTGCCTGTGCTCTAACCATGGGGTCACTAGCCTGGCTTGTGATGACAGGAGGCCAAACAGCATCTGCCAGTTGATTCTGGCATGGATTGGAATGGGGAGTGACCTAGGTCTCATAATATTGTCATACACTTTGATTCTGCGCTCTGTACTTAGACTGAACTCAGCTGAAGCTGCACCCAAAGCTCTGAGCACTTGTAGCTCCCATCTGATCCTTATTCTCTTCTTCTACACAGTTGTTGTTGTGATTTCAGTAACTCACCTGGCAGAACCCAAAGCTCCTTTGATTCCAGTTTTACTCAACGTGCTGCACAACATCATCCCCCCTTCCCTCATCCCTATAGTTTATGCACTTAGGACTAAAGAACTCAGGGCAGGCTTCCAAAGGAAGTTTTGTTTGAGATTAGAAAAGAACACCAGTCTCCAGTGA
- the LOC132011354 gene encoding olfactory receptor 52N4-like, translating to MLIILNKTNWTPASFILSGVPGLEDIHMWISFPFCSMYMVAMVGNCGLLYLIRYEDTLHRPMYYFLALLSLTDIAMCSSTIPKALCIFWFHLKEISFGECLVQMFFIHTFTGMDSGVLMLMALDRYVAICYPLRYSTILTNPVIAKVGLATFLRAVLLIIPFTVLTKKLPYCRGNIIPHTYCDHMSVAKLSCGNVKVNAIYGLTVALLIGGFDILCITVSYTMIIRAVLSLSSADARQKAFSTCTAHICTIVFSYSLAFFSFFSHRFGGHTIPPSCHIIVANIYLLLPPTMNPIVYGVKTKQIRDCVIRILSGSKDIKPQGV from the coding sequence ATGCtaataatattgaataaaacAAACTGGACCCCGGCCTCATTCATTCTTAGTGGAGTCCCAGGACTGGAAGATATACACATGTGGATTTCCTTCCCATTCTGCTCCATGTATATGGTGGCCATGGTAGGGAATTGTGGGCTGCTCTACCTCATCCGCTATGAGGATACATTGCACAGACCCATGTATTACTTTTTAGCCTTGCTTTCCCTAACTGATATTGCCATGTGCTCTAGTACAATTCCTAAAGCTCTCTGCATCTTCTGGTTTCATCTCAAGGAAATCAGCTTTGGTGAATGTCTGGTCCAGATGTTCTTCATCCACACCTTCACAGGAATGGATTCTGGGGTGCTCATGCTTATGGCCCTAGACCGTTATGTGGCTATCTGCTACCCACTGCGTTATTCTACTATCCTCACCAATCCTGTCATTGCAAAAGTCGGACTTGCTACTTTCCTGAGAGCAGTGTTGCTCATCATTCCCTTCACTGTCCTCACCAAGAAACTGCCCTACTGCAGAGGGAATATAATCCCCCACACTTACTGTGACCACATGTCTGTAGCCAAATTATCCTGTGGCAATGTCAAGGTCAATGCCATCTATGGTCTGACGGTTGCCCTCCTGATTGGGGGCTTTGACATCCTTTGCATCACAGTCTCCTACACCATGATCATCCGGGCAGTGCTCAGCCTCTCTTCAGCAGATGCTCGACAGAAGGCCTTCAGCACCTGCACTGCCCACATCTGTACAATTGTTTTCTCCTACAGTCtagcctttttctccttcttttcccacCGCTTTGGGGGCCACACAATCCCTCCATCTTGCCACATCATTGTGGCCAATATTTATCTGCTCTTGCCTCCCACTATGAACCCTATTGTGTATGGGGTGAAAACCAAACAGATACGAGACTGTGTCATAAGGATTCTTTCAGGTTCTAAGGACATCAAACCCCAAGGTGTAtga